From the Halocalculus aciditolerans genome, the window GCTGCGCCACCGTGCGGTCGACATCGACCTCTTGATGATCGTCGCGGCACTCGGTGCCCTCTCGATTGGCGCCCCGTTCGAGGGCGCGATGCTCCTCTTCCTGTTCTCGCTCTCGAATACGCTCCAGCACTACGCGATCGGCCGCTCACGCCGAGCGATCAAGTCCCTCGTCGAGATGCGACCGGACGAAGCGCAGGTGCTACGCGACGGGGAGGAAGTCACCGTTCCCATCGACGATGTCGCCGTCGGTGACGTGTTCGTCGTTCGTCCCGGCGACAGAATCCCGCTCGACGGCGTCGTCACGTCCGGCGAGGGGACGGTAGATCAGGCGTCACTCACCGGCGAGTCAGTGCCCGTGCCGAAGGAACCCAAGGACGAGGTGTTCGGGGGGACGATCAACGAGAGTGGTAGCCTCGAAATCGAAGTCACGCGGCAGGCCCACGAATCGGCGATAAGCCGTCTCATCCACATGGTCGAGCGGGCCCAGAGCGAGAAGGCGCCGACACAGCGGCTCATCGACCGCCTCGAGCAACCGTACGTCCTCGGCGTGTTCGGGCTCACGATCGCGGCGATCGCCATCCCGCTCGCGCTCGGAAGCGAGTTCACCAGCACATTCTACCGCGCGATGACACTGATGGTCGCTGCGTCGCCGTGTGCGGTCATCATTTCCACGCCGGCGGCGGTGCTGTCGGCGATCGCCTCCGGCGGCCGGCAGGGCGTCTTGTTCAAGGGCGGCGAACACGTCGAGGCGGCGGCGAACATCGACGCGGTCGCATTCGACAAAACGGGCACCCTCACGCGGGGCGAGACACAGCTGACGGACGTGTTCGTCCGGGATGGCCTCGCGGACGAGTCACTGACGCCCGACGAGCTGCTCTCGCTCGTAGCCTCCGTCCAGGCCCGCTCGGAGCATCACTTGGCTCGTGCGACCGTCTCGGAAGCCGAAGCCCGCGCCCTCGACGTCCCCGACGCGCGACGGTTTCAGTCGGAGGCCGGGAAAGGCGTGCGCGCCGACGTCGACGACGGAACCATCCACATCGGGAATCGGAGTTACGTCGAGACGGTTCTCGAAGACGCTGCGATCGAGGGACTCGAACCCGGTCTCGACAGGCTTCGGACCCTGGAGGCGGAGGGGAAGACCAGTGTCCTTGTCGCCCGCGAGCACGCTGGCAACGCCACGGTACTGGGATGGCTTGCGTTCACCGACACGGTCCGGCCGGGGGCTGCAGAGATGATCGAGGATCTCCGGTCGCTCGGTGTGGAGCACATCGTTATGCTGACCGGCGACAACGAACGTGTCGCCCAGCAGATCGCCGACGAAGTCGGTATCGACGAGGTACAGGCGGAACTGCTGCCGGAAGAGAAGGTGGCTACCATCGAGGATCTGGTTGAGCGATACGAGAACGTCGCG encodes:
- a CDS encoding heavy metal translocating P-type ATPase, translated to MAVTESPSLSTCTIHIERRGGRGDAGARALERHLRRLSGVHDVDVSFRTGDARITYDGSVISEETIRDAVRDRHVSIQDESETATDEVSTRSELRREVVFVGLTLLGMAVGLVTGWLEGPQLLMWAGYGVAYVFGGWYGLKGAVETLRHRAVDIDLLMIVAALGALSIGAPFEGAMLLFLFSLSNTLQHYAIGRSRRAIKSLVEMRPDEAQVLRDGEEVTVPIDDVAVGDVFVVRPGDRIPLDGVVTSGEGTVDQASLTGESVPVPKEPKDEVFGGTINESGSLEIEVTRQAHESAISRLIHMVERAQSEKAPTQRLIDRLEQPYVLGVFGLTIAAIAIPLALGSEFTSTFYRAMTLMVAASPCAVIISTPAAVLSAIASGGRQGVLFKGGEHVEAAANIDAVAFDKTGTLTRGETQLTDVFVRDGLADESLTPDELLSLVASVQARSEHHLARATVSEAEARALDVPDARRFQSEAGKGVRADVDDGTIHIGNRSYVETVLEDAAIEGLEPGLDRLRTLEAEGKTSVLVAREHAGNATVLGWLAFTDTVRPGAAEMIEDLRSLGVEHIVMLTGDNERVAQQIADEVGIDEVQAELLPEEKVATIEDLVERYENVAMVGDGVNDAPALATATLGIAMGGAGTDVALETADVVLMGDDIGKIPYVLGLGRRTRRTLTVNLTIAFGAIALMVGTILLRGIPLPLAVVGHEGSTVLVSLNGLRLLGFRE